In a genomic window of Salegentibacter salegens:
- a CDS encoding alpha/beta hydrolase produces MNTKELSLHHLIRKPKTQTEKPALLIMLHGYGSDENDLFSFAEELPDELFVISVKAPYAMQPYGNAWYAIHWDNQDGKFSDDEQAKESRDLIAKFIEEAIEAYHLDAENVTLLGFSQGSILSYAVALSYPEKIKNIIALSGYINKGILKPGYDKNDFSKLSFYCSHGSVDQVIPIEWARKSKPILDQLNIENSYSEFPVGHGVAPQNFFELREWLKERI; encoded by the coding sequence ATGAATACCAAAGAACTTTCTCTCCACCACCTTATTAGAAAACCGAAAACCCAAACTGAAAAGCCAGCATTGCTCATTATGCTTCACGGCTATGGCAGCGATGAGAACGATCTTTTCTCTTTTGCTGAAGAATTACCCGATGAATTATTCGTTATTTCGGTAAAAGCGCCTTACGCAATGCAACCTTATGGAAACGCCTGGTATGCTATTCATTGGGATAACCAGGACGGTAAATTCAGCGACGATGAGCAGGCCAAAGAATCACGGGATTTAATTGCCAAATTTATAGAGGAAGCGATTGAAGCCTACCATTTAGATGCTGAAAACGTAACGCTTTTAGGCTTTAGCCAGGGCAGTATTTTAAGTTATGCAGTAGCCCTCTCCTACCCTGAAAAGATTAAAAATATAATCGCGCTAAGTGGTTATATTAATAAAGGAATTTTGAAACCAGGATATGATAAAAACGATTTTTCTAAACTATCCTTTTACTGCTCTCACGGATCTGTAGACCAGGTGATTCCTATAGAATGGGCTCGCAAAAGCAAACCAATTTTAGATCAGCTAAACATTGAAAATAGCTATTCAGAATTTCCGGTAGGTCACGGGGTAGCTCCACAGAATTTTTTTGAATTACGAGAATGGCTTAAAGAGCGAATTTAA